TGGCCTTCATCGGGTGGCTTTTCTTCAAGCACGTTTTCTTCCCCTGGATCGGCCCGGAGTTGGCCGACCAGTACGTGGCGGGGGTCATCATCCTGGCGGCAGCCCCCTGCACGGCCATGGTTTTCGTATGGAGCCACCTGACGGAAGGGGACCCCGCATACACCCTCGTGCAGGTGTCGGTCAACGACCTGATCATGCTGGTCCTGTTCGCACCGATCGTGACGCTCCTGGTCCGCGGGGCGTCCTCTCTCACGGTCCCGTTCATCGTTCTGCTGTACTCGGTCATCTTCTTCATCGTCATTCCGCTTTCGGCAGGGGTCGTTTCCAGGGGGATTCTGATCCGGACCAGAGGGCAGGCGTGGTTCGACCGATTCGTCTCCGTCCTCCACCCTGTCAGCATCCTGGCGCTGCTGGCCACGCTGATCTGCATCTTCGCCTTCCAGGCGGACAACATCACCACGCGCTTCTTCCACATCGTCCTGATCGCCATCCCGATCCTGATCCAGGTGTATTTCAACTCCTCCCTGGCGTACGGACTGATGAAGTGGCTGAAGGTACCCCACAGCGTG
The Deltaproteobacteria bacterium RBG_16_64_85 genome window above contains:
- a CDS encoding arsenical-resistance protein, producing MKAEKSLNLFERYLTLWVAFCMLAGIFLGKAFPDAIRAIRSLEFGKGSQINIPIAVLIWLMIYPMMLKVDFSSILEVGKKPKGLMVTLFVNWVVKPFSMAFIGWLFFKHVFFPWIGPELADQYVAGVIILAAAPCTAMVFVWSHLTEGDPAYTLVQVSVNDLIMLVLFAPIVTLLVRGASSLTVPFIVLLYSVIFFIVIPLSAGVVSRGILIRTRGQAWFDRFVSVLHPVSILALLATLICIFAFQADNITTRFFHIVLIAIPILIQVYFNSSLAYGLMKWLKVPHSVAAPGALIGASNFFELAVATAIALYGPGSGAALATVVGVLVEVPVMLSVCSFCNRTRHWFPVG